GACTCGCCGGGCTCCTCTCTTTGTGTTTCTGCAAGAGTAACTAACCTTGGAATACAGGCGATAACAAATATAAATCAAGCACATTTTTAGGCGTTCTCCCTTCTTGTCGTCTCTCTGCCTCTGagccctttttctctctcctttttctctcgCTGTCACCGTGTAAATTTATTAACAAAATGAAAGGCCCACTTTCCATGGGCAGCGGGGGAAGGTGCCTTTGGATAATGCCCTCAGCCTCACCAGGGGACCTGCCGGGGATGTTGTGGGGTGATTTCGCCTCCTTTGGTATTTTTTACGAGAAGGGGGGATGTATAATACCAGCAGCAACAATGTATTCAGTGGGCGAGAAACGCGTGTGGGACCAGAGCCGGGGCTTTCGAACTGAAgtgtttcttccttctcccctcctccttccccatcccGCTCCCCCAGCCTCAAATCAACGAGCTGGTTTAGGTGTAACggagaaaaaacacacaaagacGTATCCTGCATCTCTGGAAAGAGGGGGTGGCGgtgcaggggagggggggatAACTGGACTGTGGTGTGTTTTGGGAAGTGAGGAGCTgggctcccacagcagccctggccgAGCCCACAGCGTCCCTCAGCTTTTGTTGTTGCTTGACTTGACCCGAGAACTGCGGAGCCTtagagcggggctggggctgaacTCTGGCTGGGAAAATGCACGTTTCCCCCCGAAGCTGGCCGGGTGCGGGGTCACACAGGCACGCACAAGCACACAAAGCAGGCTGTATTGGAACCGATGGTCGCAATTCAGATATTAATAGCTGTAGTTTCTTCTTTATTTACTGCAGCGGTCCAGAGGGGCAGAATGCCACCCACACAGCCAACTCATGGTCAGTTCGCCTTGACAAATGGGGACCCTCTCAACTGCCATTCCTACCTATCCGGATATATCTCCCTTCttctgagagcagagccctACCCCACCTCCCGCTTTGGCAGTCAGTGCATGCAACCCAACAACATCATGGGCATCGAGAACATTTGTGAACTGGCAGCTAGGATGCTCTTCAGCGCGGTGGAGTGGGCCAGGAATATCCCCTTCTTCCCAGACCTGCAGATCACAGACCAGGTGGCTCTCCTGAGGCTGACCTGGAGCGAGTTATTTGTCCTCAACGCTGCCCAGTGCTCCATGCCCCTCCACGTAGCTCcgctcctggcagctgctggcctcCACGCTTCGCCAATGTCTGCTGACCGAGTGGTCGCCTTTATGGACCACATACGAATCTTCCAAGAGCAAGtagaaaaactgaaagcatTGCATGTCGACTCTGCAGAATATAGCTGTTTAAAGGCCATAGTCCTCTTCACCTCAGGTAGGCGGCAtttctttgctcctttttttattttttttctttttctctccttccccgGGCCCCCCTTGAGAAGTGTTTGCTCTTGCAAAGTGTTGTTGCCTGCACCCCATGCCCGCTCCCTGCCCCCCGAGAACCAGCGTGGTCTCTTTTCCTTTTAGGAAGcggtgccctgtgctctgccctgcagggcctCGGATCCGAGCATCCCATCTTCTAGGGAGTgcaaatcagagaaaaaaataaaatcaaaataaaatacacacaccccatttattttcatttttttttaaagaaaaaagcaggcAGCCAAAATACACCCCAAGCCTAGCTGAATAATGCTGGGGACTGGGAAAGAAGGGGCCCGGGAAGAGGCACCCATTCGCCACGAGAGACTGCGCTCTTCCcattgaaaataatattttatttaacagtataGCTCTGGGTTGTTGCATTTAATGACACGCATCCgaacagcagcaaaatctgTTTGATGTTGTTAAATACAAGTCGTCCTATCAGTGAAACCACTTGAAAAAGAGGATCATTTTATGGGCagccaggaagggaaaaaagccctgcaggattaaaaattgaatttaaaaaaaaaaaaaaaagttaaatgtgCAAATCTGAGTTTAAAATATGTTCCCTGCCatctcataaaataaaataaatcaactTTGCAAAGAGCTGTCTCTGATTTAAACAGAATGTGGCAGTGAGCAGTTCTGTGTCATTTAAGCTAAGGGGAAAAGTTTGCATTTGTACCCAGCAGGAACTGCATAGTCCAAAGCGAGTAGCGGGTGCGAAAAGATCATTACCATAAGTAGACAGGGATAGTATGGAAAAGTAAGAGGAGGCTGAAGCTGCCGCTCCGCAGTGTAATTCCGGGGTGGCACAAGCATGACTCTCCCGAGGAAAAGACCTCGAGGTGTTTCTTAGATAATCaaagaggggagggggggggaaaTATGTGTCAACTTTTGCTGCCTAGAAATAGTGCATGAGTTATAAAGCAATAATTGAGTGCGTTGTGAAATCTAATTAGCTTGCACTAGAGTTTAACCTGGGTGAGTAATAATCCTGATATTAACTCTGGAggctaaattttttttttttttcttctgaggggaaaaaaaaaaaaatctgctcgCTAATTTGTGCAATACGTTATCTCAGATCACTAACTTTGAGGCTGCACCGGCAACCCAGTGTGCTGGAGCCCTGGAAGTTTGGggattaaatttaaaaatacatgtatttcgCCTGTAACTCATTCGGACGCTTGGGAAAGTGGCCACGCGATAAACATATGAATGGAAGCAGGACCTGCAAAATAATTACTCATCAGAGTTTTTTAAAGCCTGATatcaggaaacaggaaaaaaatgtagtttaTGTGGGAAAAGAAGGGCTCACAATCCGTTCCTTGTTGTGTTAAAGGGGGTCTGGGGAACGAAGTCATTTTCTGGACTT
This sequence is a window from Camarhynchus parvulus chromosome 10, STF_HiC, whole genome shotgun sequence. Protein-coding genes within it:
- the NR2F2 gene encoding COUP transcription factor 2 isoform X2, encoding MQAIWDLEQGKYGFAVQRGRMPPTQPTHGQFALTNGDPLNCHSYLSGYISLLLRAEPYPTSRFGSQCMQPNNIMGIENICELAARMLFSAVEWARNIPFFPDLQITDQVALLRLTWSELFVLNAAQCSMPLHVAPLLAAAGLHASPMSADRVVAFMDHIRIFQEQVEKLKALHVDSAEYSCLKAIVLFTSDACGLSDVAHVESLQEKSQCALEEYVRSQYPNQPTRFGKLLLRLPSLRTVSSSVIEQLFFVRLVGKTPIETLIRDMLLSGSSFNWPYMSIQ